Proteins co-encoded in one Kribbella solani genomic window:
- a CDS encoding DUF6879 family protein codes for MESISVQQRRKLITQTRRQLKLELRDSYQVDQQDLEAWRAGDHAALEASYGTWRDEVAAMTSAGRTLRRLRVVSEPLSEYQQMAVRFSGAAVDAGENLRWLPRRLTSTVALPGNDCFVLDEKLAMFNVLDGDNDRFEIQLYDDPRVVAFCLNAFETAWSLATPHCEYRAEEVSRLR; via the coding sequence ATGGAATCGATCTCCGTTCAGCAACGCCGGAAGCTGATCACGCAGACGCGCCGTCAGCTCAAGCTGGAACTGCGGGATAGTTATCAGGTCGACCAACAGGACCTCGAAGCCTGGCGCGCGGGCGACCACGCCGCACTCGAAGCCTCTTACGGCACCTGGCGAGACGAGGTCGCTGCCATGACCTCGGCCGGCCGTACGCTACGCCGGCTGCGGGTGGTGTCCGAGCCGCTGTCCGAGTACCAGCAGATGGCGGTTCGATTCAGCGGCGCCGCGGTAGACGCCGGCGAGAACCTTCGCTGGCTCCCGAGACGCCTCACCTCGACCGTCGCCCTGCCTGGAAACGACTGCTTCGTGCTGGACGAGAAGCTGGCGATGTTCAATGTGCTGGACGGTGACAACGACCGATTCGAAATCCAGCTCTACGACGACCCCAGGGTCGTCGCCTTCTGTCTGAACGCCTTCGAAACGGCATGGTCGCTGGCCACCCCACATTGCGAGTACCGGGCCGAGGAAGTGTCACGGCTGCGTTGA
- a CDS encoding helix-turn-helix domain-containing protein, producing MSDGASGARKSFGLKLRDLRRDAGLSGREFARATGLHNTKISRIEHGRQYPSEEDIRRWCIACGVARRIDELIAIHREVEQMWKEYRRDLRKGQRHVQERSGELYARTGLLRAYEAIVVPGILQTAGYIRAVLTINAELHDLPLDEVAGAVEARLSRQGLLTRGDGTNNYSFVIEASVLSNWFGGADVMRDQLNFLEAATRLPNVALGLIPPGHRTIWGGECFYIFDDELVRSEMWTGSFRTSQSTDIAFFEQAFERLRSNAVYGDAARQLIATQLENLQTSENP from the coding sequence TTGAGCGACGGAGCATCGGGGGCCCGCAAGTCGTTCGGCCTCAAACTACGAGACCTGCGACGGGACGCCGGCCTGAGCGGCCGGGAGTTCGCCCGAGCGACCGGGCTGCACAACACGAAGATCTCCCGGATCGAACACGGCCGGCAGTACCCGTCGGAAGAGGACATCCGCCGGTGGTGCATTGCCTGCGGAGTCGCCCGCCGGATCGACGAGTTGATCGCGATCCATCGCGAAGTCGAGCAGATGTGGAAGGAGTACCGCCGCGATCTGCGCAAAGGTCAGCGGCATGTGCAGGAGCGTAGCGGCGAGCTGTACGCCCGTACTGGACTCCTGCGCGCATACGAGGCGATCGTCGTGCCTGGCATCCTGCAGACAGCCGGGTACATCCGTGCCGTGCTGACCATCAACGCCGAGCTCCACGATCTGCCGCTGGACGAGGTGGCGGGCGCCGTCGAGGCCAGACTCTCACGCCAGGGTCTGCTGACCCGTGGTGATGGCACCAACAACTATTCATTCGTCATCGAGGCCAGCGTTCTGAGCAACTGGTTCGGCGGCGCCGATGTGATGCGGGATCAGCTGAATTTCCTCGAGGCCGCCACTCGCCTGCCCAACGTCGCACTGGGGCTGATCCCGCCCGGTCATCGAACCATCTGGGGCGGTGAGTGCTTCTACATCTTCGACGACGAGCTGGTCCGGAGCGAGATGTGGACAGGGTCGTTCAGGACTTCTCAGTCCACCGACATCGCGTTCTTCGAGCAAGCATTCGAGCGGCTCCGGAGCAACGCCGTGTACGGCGATGCCGCGCGCCAACTCATTGCCACCCAGCTCGAGAATCTGCAAACTTCAGAAAACCCCTAG
- the amcB gene encoding cyclophane-forming radical SAM peptide maturase AmcB has protein sequence MTDPAATAEWFAREPSSLILQPTTLCNLNCVYCYLPERAKKRDMTVEVAAAIADGIPAGWPSMGAIDVVWHGGEPLTVGPESFLKLIRPFEQLRVAGRVKQVIQTNATLVTEQWCDVFSAYDVAVGVSIDGPPAENIGRVDWRGRPVFDRIVAGIERLKRHGISFTVIAVVGKSQISQAKIILDFLRDLGCAQVGLNLEEQEGVNTRAGTPSADQARRFWRDTIEWAHANPEVSVREIVQLLDFLTLTPDRRSSDTKHDLIPTIGVTGDVVLLSPELLGTQAPAYGNFIAGNVTQEPLSSILDRAPGLRYVKDFARGIENCKSTCEFFAVCQGSHAGNRYFEHRDFTVTETEHCKTSTQALVLAMADLTLERSRAC, from the coding sequence ATGACTGATCCGGCGGCAACCGCCGAGTGGTTTGCGCGGGAACCCTCGTCCTTGATCCTCCAGCCCACCACGCTGTGCAACCTGAACTGTGTCTATTGCTACCTGCCCGAACGGGCGAAGAAGCGGGACATGACGGTCGAGGTGGCGGCCGCGATCGCCGATGGAATACCCGCTGGCTGGCCGTCTATGGGAGCCATCGACGTCGTCTGGCACGGTGGCGAGCCGTTGACTGTCGGGCCGGAGAGTTTCCTGAAGCTCATCCGGCCGTTCGAACAACTCCGCGTTGCAGGTCGCGTGAAGCAGGTCATCCAGACCAACGCGACTCTTGTCACCGAGCAGTGGTGTGATGTCTTCTCGGCGTACGACGTCGCGGTCGGCGTGAGTATCGATGGCCCGCCGGCCGAAAACATCGGACGAGTCGACTGGCGGGGACGGCCTGTATTCGACCGGATCGTAGCGGGCATTGAGCGGCTCAAACGACACGGCATTTCTTTCACCGTCATCGCCGTGGTCGGCAAGTCGCAGATCAGCCAGGCGAAGATCATCCTCGACTTCCTGAGGGATCTGGGCTGCGCGCAGGTGGGGCTCAATCTGGAGGAGCAGGAAGGTGTCAACACCCGTGCGGGGACGCCATCGGCGGACCAAGCGCGCCGGTTCTGGCGCGACACCATCGAGTGGGCACACGCCAACCCCGAGGTCAGTGTCAGGGAAATCGTCCAGCTCCTCGACTTCCTCACCCTCACCCCCGACAGACGAAGCTCCGACACAAAGCACGACCTGATACCGACCATCGGTGTGACCGGCGACGTCGTGCTCCTTTCACCGGAACTGCTCGGCACGCAGGCTCCGGCCTACGGGAACTTCATCGCCGGCAACGTCACTCAAGAGCCATTGTCGTCAATCTTGGACCGGGCACCCGGCCTGCGCTATGTAAAGGACTTCGCCCGTGGCATCGAGAACTGCAAGTCGACCTGCGAGTTCTTCGCCGTCTGTCAGGGCTCGCACGCCGGAAACCGGTACTTCGAGCATCGCGACTTCACCGTCACCGAGACCGAGCACTGCAAGACATCGACCCAGGCCCTCGTGCTGGCGATGGCCGATCTGACGCTTGAACGGAGCCGGGCATGCTGA
- a CDS encoding pentapeptide repeat-containing protein, with protein MEDELHPAGTVPTSGKLADFVFTTPQVRHLAMSDGRLLGGRVTGSEAQRVTFDRVRLESLFIEDVSWTSAQLTDCTLSRVVFRRCKLLGTRFVATRFSNVVFEDCRLEYADLDRVVSEGPVVFVRTLVNETTFSDCRFPGGAMTECELKSVTFAGGDYVDFDVRGTDLTTVRGAASLSGTLITPEQRYQLAEALVNELDLRYPEDDA; from the coding sequence GTGGAGGACGAACTGCATCCGGCCGGCACGGTTCCCACATCGGGCAAGCTGGCAGACTTCGTGTTCACCACGCCACAGGTTCGTCACCTGGCGATGTCCGACGGCCGCCTACTGGGCGGCCGCGTGACGGGCTCCGAAGCGCAGCGCGTCACATTCGATCGGGTGCGGCTCGAGTCGCTGTTCATCGAGGACGTCAGCTGGACCTCTGCCCAACTGACCGATTGCACATTGTCCCGGGTTGTGTTCCGTCGCTGCAAGCTCCTCGGTACTCGCTTCGTCGCCACCCGGTTCAGCAATGTCGTCTTCGAAGACTGCCGGCTCGAGTACGCGGATCTCGACCGGGTCGTCAGCGAGGGACCGGTGGTCTTCGTCCGCACGCTGGTCAACGAGACGACGTTCAGCGACTGCCGATTTCCCGGCGGTGCAATGACCGAGTGCGAGCTGAAGTCGGTCACGTTTGCGGGCGGCGACTACGTGGACTTCGACGTACGTGGAACCGACCTGACTACCGTGCGGGGAGCCGCCAGCCTGAGCGGGACGCTGATCACGCCCGAGCAGCGATACCAGCTCGCGGAGGCTTTGGTGAATGAGCTGGATCTGCGGTATCCGGAGGATGACGCGTGA
- a CDS encoding NAD(P)H-quinone dehydrogenase, with amino-acid sequence MARVVIIGGGPGGYEAASAAAQLGGEVTVVDSGGIGGSAVLTDCVPSKTLIATAEVMTEVEEAGELGVRLDDGDDDPANSVRVDLSVVNQRVKALAAAQSTGISRRLDRDKVRVIQGRGRLDGPETVVVGDERLDADVVLIATGARPRILKGSEPDGERILTWEQVYELSELPERLIVVGSGVTGAEFASAYDALGSDVVLVSSRDRVLPGEDADAAAVLEDVFKRRGLTVLSKSRAESVQRRGDGVVVTLTDGRTVEGSHALLAVGSLPNTDDMNLVESGVSLTDGGFVQVDRVSRTTARGVYAAGDCTGVLMLASVAAMQGRIAMAHALGDAVTPLDQSTVSANVFTAPEIATVGLTQATVDAGGSTALVVKVPLADNARAKMQGVRDGFVKLFCLPNTGIVVGGVVVAPRASELIHPISLAVGARLTVDQVAQSFTVYPSITGSIAEAARRLHLRN; translated from the coding sequence GTGGCGCGAGTTGTGATCATCGGAGGCGGTCCAGGCGGGTACGAAGCGGCCAGTGCGGCTGCCCAGCTCGGCGGGGAGGTGACAGTTGTCGATTCCGGCGGAATCGGCGGTTCAGCGGTGCTCACCGACTGCGTACCGAGCAAAACGCTGATCGCCACCGCCGAGGTGATGACCGAGGTGGAGGAGGCAGGCGAGCTCGGCGTCCGGCTGGACGACGGCGACGACGATCCGGCCAACTCCGTGCGTGTCGATCTCTCCGTCGTCAACCAACGGGTCAAGGCGCTGGCCGCCGCCCAGTCCACCGGCATCAGCCGCCGGCTGGACCGGGACAAGGTGCGGGTGATCCAGGGCCGGGGCCGGCTCGACGGACCCGAAACCGTGGTCGTCGGCGACGAGCGGCTGGACGCCGACGTGGTGCTGATCGCCACCGGTGCAAGGCCTCGCATCCTCAAGGGCTCCGAGCCGGACGGCGAGCGAATCCTTACCTGGGAGCAGGTCTACGAGCTCTCCGAACTGCCGGAGCGGCTGATCGTGGTCGGGTCAGGTGTCACCGGCGCCGAGTTCGCCAGCGCGTACGACGCGCTCGGCAGCGATGTGGTCCTGGTGTCCTCGCGGGACCGGGTGCTGCCCGGGGAGGATGCCGACGCGGCGGCGGTGCTGGAGGACGTGTTCAAGCGGCGCGGGTTGACCGTACTGAGCAAGTCCCGCGCCGAGTCGGTCCAGCGCCGCGGCGACGGTGTCGTGGTGACGCTCACCGACGGCCGTACGGTCGAGGGCTCGCACGCGCTGCTCGCCGTCGGCTCCCTCCCGAACACCGACGACATGAACCTGGTCGAGTCGGGCGTGTCGCTCACCGACGGCGGCTTCGTCCAGGTCGACCGGGTGTCGCGTACCACCGCCCGCGGCGTCTACGCGGCCGGCGACTGCACCGGTGTCCTGATGCTCGCGTCGGTGGCCGCGATGCAGGGCCGGATCGCGATGGCGCACGCGCTCGGCGACGCCGTCACACCGTTGGACCAGTCAACGGTCTCCGCCAACGTCTTCACCGCCCCCGAAATCGCCACCGTCGGCCTGACCCAGGCAACCGTCGACGCCGGCGGCAGCACCGCCCTCGTCGTCAAGGTCCCCCTCGCCGACAACGCCCGAGCCAAAATGCAAGGCGTCCGCGACGGCTTCGTAAAACTCTTCTGCCTCCCCAACACCGGAATCGTCGTAGGCGGCGTAGTAGTAGCCCCCCGAGCCAGCGAACTCATCCACCCCATTTCCCTGGCCGTAGGCGCCCGCCTCACCGTCGACCAGGTAGCCCAATCCTTCACCGTCTACCCCTCCATAACCGGCTCCATAGCCGAAGCCGCCCGCCGCCTCCACCTCCGCAACTAA
- a CDS encoding gamma-glutamylcyclotransferase → MNLYAAFASNLDPNLMADRCPYSPLRGTGWITGWRLTFGGEELGWEGAMATVVEDPADPSNQVFVALYDVHPKDVERLDEWEWIDQGVYRKIQVRVQTLDGEQLAWMYVLNAYEGGLPSARYLGVLAEAAEAAGAPDDYVADLRARPCQSSGH, encoded by the coding sequence GTGAACCTGTACGCCGCGTTTGCGTCGAATCTGGACCCGAACCTGATGGCCGACCGGTGCCCGTACTCGCCGCTGCGTGGGACCGGCTGGATCACCGGTTGGCGGCTCACGTTCGGTGGCGAGGAGCTCGGCTGGGAGGGCGCGATGGCGACCGTGGTCGAGGACCCGGCCGACCCGTCCAACCAGGTCTTCGTGGCGCTGTACGACGTGCACCCGAAGGACGTCGAGCGGCTGGACGAGTGGGAGTGGATCGACCAAGGCGTGTACCGGAAGATCCAGGTCCGCGTACAGACGCTGGACGGCGAGCAGCTGGCCTGGATGTACGTGCTGAACGCCTACGAAGGCGGGCTGCCCTCCGCCCGCTACCTGGGCGTCCTCGCCGAGGCGGCCGAGGCCGCCGGCGCCCCGGACGACTACGTCGCCGACCTGCGCGCCCGCCCGTGCCAGTCGTCTGGTCACTAG
- a CDS encoding phospho-sugar mutase, producing MTDDLKAAAEAWLREDPDPDTRAELERLLAAGETAELADRFAGTLEFGTAGLRGAVGAGPNRMNRVVVIRAAAGLAAYLKAQGRTDGPVLIGYDARHKSDVFARDTAAVIRGAGLDAVLLDRPAPTPVVAFGIRHLKAVAGVVVTASHNPPQDNGYKVYLGDGSQIVPPADAGIAAAIAAVGPLAEVPRGDDWQTTGDDLLNAYLDRIAELVPADAPRDLKVAYTPLHGVGRTLVEAAVARAGFEAPRVVPSQADPDPDFPTVSFPNPEEPGAIDAALDLAREIGADIAVANDPDADRCAVAIPDPAAADGWRMLRGDELGALLGEFLLSKRPDGVAACSIVSSSLLGKIAASYDVRYAETLTGFKWIGRVPELVFGYEEALGYCVDPSAVKDKDGVSTLVRVLQLTAQAKAAGRTLLDLLDDLAIRHGLHATDQLSARVEDLSLIGAAMDRLRATPPATLGTYTVERIDDLSQGSAALPPTDGLRYTLSAGARVVVRPSGTEPKLKCYLEVVVPVTRDVATARTTAAAALAAIKTDLAAAAGI from the coding sequence GTGACAGATGATTTGAAGGCTGCCGCCGAGGCGTGGCTGCGTGAGGACCCTGACCCCGATACCCGCGCCGAGCTGGAGCGGCTTTTGGCTGCCGGGGAGACTGCTGAGCTGGCCGATCGCTTCGCCGGCACCCTCGAGTTCGGTACGGCGGGACTGCGCGGTGCCGTCGGCGCCGGCCCGAACCGGATGAACCGGGTGGTCGTGATCCGCGCCGCCGCCGGCCTCGCGGCGTACCTGAAGGCGCAGGGTCGTACGGATGGCCCGGTGCTGATCGGGTACGACGCGCGCCACAAGTCCGATGTGTTCGCCCGGGACACCGCTGCCGTGATCCGCGGCGCCGGCCTGGACGCGGTCCTCCTGGATCGCCCCGCGCCGACCCCGGTGGTTGCCTTCGGAATCAGGCACTTGAAGGCCGTCGCGGGCGTGGTCGTGACCGCGTCGCACAACCCGCCGCAGGACAACGGGTACAAGGTCTACCTGGGCGACGGTTCGCAGATCGTGCCGCCGGCCGATGCCGGGATCGCGGCCGCGATCGCCGCGGTCGGACCGCTGGCCGAGGTGCCGCGCGGTGACGACTGGCAGACCACCGGCGACGACCTCCTGAACGCGTACCTGGACCGGATCGCCGAGCTCGTCCCGGCGGACGCGCCACGGGACCTCAAGGTGGCGTACACCCCGCTGCACGGCGTCGGGCGCACTTTGGTCGAGGCGGCCGTCGCCCGGGCCGGGTTCGAGGCACCGCGGGTGGTGCCGTCGCAGGCCGACCCGGACCCCGACTTCCCGACCGTCTCTTTCCCGAACCCGGAGGAGCCCGGCGCGATCGACGCCGCGCTCGACCTGGCCCGCGAGATCGGCGCCGACATCGCGGTCGCGAACGACCCGGACGCGGACCGTTGCGCGGTCGCGATCCCGGATCCGGCCGCCGCGGACGGCTGGCGGATGCTGCGCGGCGACGAGCTCGGCGCCCTGCTGGGTGAGTTCCTGCTGTCAAAGCGCCCGGACGGTGTGGCCGCCTGCTCGATCGTGTCGTCCTCGTTGCTCGGCAAGATCGCCGCCTCGTACGACGTGCGGTACGCCGAGACGCTGACCGGATTCAAGTGGATCGGCCGCGTACCGGAGCTGGTCTTCGGCTACGAGGAGGCACTCGGGTACTGCGTGGACCCGTCGGCCGTGAAGGACAAGGACGGCGTGTCGACGCTGGTCCGCGTACTGCAACTGACCGCGCAAGCGAAGGCGGCGGGGCGTACGTTGCTGGATTTGCTGGACGATCTCGCGATCAGGCACGGTCTGCACGCGACCGATCAGCTGTCGGCGCGGGTCGAGGACCTGTCCTTGATCGGCGCGGCGATGGACCGGCTCCGGGCCACGCCACCGGCGACGCTGGGTACGTACACGGTCGAGCGGATCGACGACCTGAGTCAGGGGTCGGCGGCACTGCCCCCGACGGACGGGCTGCGGTACACGCTGTCCGCGGGCGCACGCGTGGTCGTACGCCCGTCGGGGACGGAACCCAAGCTGAAGTGCTACCTGGAGGTCGTCGTGCCCGTGACCAGGGACGTGGCCACGGCGCGCACCACGGCGGCGGCAGCGTTGGCAGCCATCAAGACCGACCTGGCTGCCGCGGCAGGTATCTAG
- a CDS encoding neutral zinc metallopeptidase — MVNLSRTTLRGLATAGALAGLAATLALPAQAAQTSGSAATAATAGSVSTAATQAAATPKPILLDGTGMVAGPPPAGEGLTTKSSTTNVVRYNRLYKTGPITASKCKEVNVSLRTHAGVVAYDTQLFKCLYASWALPLKQAGAAYKVAPKLIFHQSSAVNSPCGVVRGGTAFYCGYGNGLLYIPTYTVTNFWKQSPTFARAYATNTLSHEYGHHVQFLTGILGASWQRQRAISTYAGQMEESRRRELQASCLGSANIGANKRYYPMSGGLYQQWVYLVQHSGDQPGGARDHGSMKNHGWWSQAGFYAASSKTYAGRCNTFNAASSAVS, encoded by the coding sequence ATGGTCAACCTCTCCCGCACAACCCTGCGTGGCCTGGCCACGGCCGGTGCCCTGGCCGGCCTCGCCGCCACGCTGGCGCTGCCCGCCCAGGCAGCACAGACCTCCGGCTCGGCGGCCACCGCCGCGACCGCCGGTTCGGTCAGCACCGCCGCGACCCAGGCCGCCGCGACCCCGAAGCCGATCCTGCTGGACGGCACCGGCATGGTCGCCGGCCCGCCGCCGGCCGGTGAAGGCCTGACGACGAAGTCCTCGACGACCAACGTCGTCCGCTACAACCGCCTGTACAAGACCGGTCCGATCACCGCGTCGAAGTGCAAGGAAGTCAACGTCTCCCTGCGTACCCACGCCGGCGTCGTGGCGTACGACACCCAGCTGTTCAAGTGCCTCTACGCGTCCTGGGCGCTGCCGCTGAAGCAGGCCGGCGCGGCGTACAAGGTCGCTCCGAAGCTGATCTTCCACCAGTCGAGCGCGGTCAACTCGCCGTGTGGCGTGGTGCGGGGCGGGACCGCGTTCTACTGCGGTTACGGCAACGGCCTGCTGTACATCCCGACCTACACGGTCACGAACTTCTGGAAGCAGAGCCCGACGTTCGCGCGGGCGTACGCGACCAACACGCTGTCGCACGAGTACGGTCACCACGTCCAGTTCCTGACCGGAATCCTGGGCGCCTCCTGGCAGCGTCAGCGCGCCATCAGCACCTACGCGGGCCAGATGGAGGAGAGCCGTCGCCGTGAGCTGCAGGCGTCCTGCCTGGGCTCGGCGAACATCGGCGCGAACAAGCGCTACTACCCGATGAGCGGTGGCCTGTACCAGCAGTGGGTCTACCTGGTGCAGCACTCTGGCGACCAGCCGGGCGGTGCGCGTGACCACGGTTCGATGAAGAACCACGGCTGGTGGTCGCAGGCCGGTTTCTACGCGGCCAGCTCGAAGACCTACGCGGGTCGCTGCAACACCTTCAACGCGGCCTCCAGCGCGGTCTCCTGA
- a CDS encoding alpha/beta hydrolase, with protein sequence MLTRRALLRTGVAAGAAGVAGVAALETGVIPGRARVHEALGLTGPDGVVPDVPAGPAVSGSFESYGRGTRVGYRVLYPDGYAASAELPVVIVLHGRGGDHTSAVNDLGIDKYLTAAVQGGTRPFAIATVDGGKDSYWHHRTDGNDTGYMLNQEFLPLLAKRGLRIDRYGVFGWSMGGYGALLWVALQSWQRRVRPEVQAVAVGALSPALWRTYGEAQPGAFDDAGDFERSQVFGRPNGFRDVAVRIDCGRDDPFADAALELRDELRAAGGQQAGRHTPGYWRRMLPDHLRFLGAKLPS encoded by the coding sequence GTGCTGACACGACGGGCGCTGCTCCGGACCGGTGTCGCGGCCGGCGCGGCTGGTGTCGCGGGAGTGGCTGCGCTGGAGACCGGTGTGATCCCAGGACGGGCGCGCGTACACGAGGCCCTCGGGCTGACCGGGCCGGACGGTGTAGTGCCTGACGTACCAGCTGGTCCGGCGGTGTCCGGCAGCTTCGAGTCGTACGGCCGGGGCACCCGGGTCGGCTACCGCGTGCTCTACCCGGACGGGTACGCCGCGTCGGCCGAGCTTCCGGTCGTCATCGTCCTGCACGGTCGTGGGGGCGACCACACTTCGGCGGTCAACGACCTCGGCATCGACAAGTACCTGACCGCGGCCGTACAGGGTGGTACACGCCCTTTTGCGATCGCCACGGTGGACGGCGGCAAGGACAGCTACTGGCATCACCGGACGGACGGCAACGACACCGGGTACATGCTCAATCAGGAATTCCTCCCGCTGCTGGCCAAGCGCGGTCTGCGGATCGACCGGTACGGCGTCTTCGGCTGGTCGATGGGCGGGTACGGCGCACTGCTTTGGGTCGCACTGCAGTCGTGGCAACGGCGGGTACGGCCGGAGGTCCAGGCTGTCGCGGTCGGCGCGCTCAGTCCGGCGTTGTGGCGGACGTACGGAGAGGCGCAGCCGGGCGCATTCGACGACGCCGGCGACTTCGAACGCAGCCAGGTTTTCGGGCGCCCCAACGGATTCCGCGACGTCGCCGTCCGGATCGACTGCGGCCGGGACGATCCGTTCGCGGACGCCGCGCTCGAGTTGCGCGACGAGCTGCGGGCGGCGGGTGGTCAGCAGGCCGGCCGGCACACCCCCGGTTACTGGCGGCGCATGCTGCCTGACCACCTGCGATTCCTGGGTGCGAAACTTCCGTCCTGA
- a CDS encoding PH domain-containing protein: MKSKSPESEHYMSASNRITGSIVLVIGALGLLDVILEWRTASGLLVGSIIGIFMVLAYVGLMRPSVTLSPENLLLRNHLRDHEIPWSAVSGVDITDILRVHAGDTKFRAPGVQLVMRDMRKQRVGGRKLAADSSISKADFVVNRIETHQDQYAEQSTGEVITRWARPELIIVAVLAVVAIVAALVR, translated from the coding sequence GTGAAGTCGAAGTCGCCCGAGAGCGAGCACTACATGTCGGCATCGAACCGGATCACCGGCAGCATCGTGCTGGTGATCGGGGCGCTCGGCCTGCTCGACGTGATCCTGGAGTGGCGGACCGCCAGTGGGCTACTGGTGGGCAGCATCATCGGGATCTTCATGGTGCTGGCGTATGTCGGCCTGATGCGCCCGTCGGTCACCCTCAGCCCGGAGAACCTGCTGCTGCGTAACCATCTCCGCGACCACGAGATCCCCTGGTCGGCGGTGTCGGGCGTGGACATCACCGACATCCTCCGGGTGCACGCCGGCGACACCAAGTTCCGCGCTCCCGGCGTCCAGCTGGTGATGCGGGACATGCGCAAACAGCGCGTCGGCGGCCGCAAGCTGGCGGCCGACAGCTCGATCTCCAAGGCCGATTTCGTCGTGAACCGGATCGAGACCCACCAGGACCAGTACGCCGAGCAGTCCACCGGCGAAGTGATCACCCGCTGGGCGCGGCCCGAGCTGATCATCGTCGCGGTACTGGCCGTCGTCGCCATCGTCGCGGCCCTGGTCCGCTGA
- the deoC gene encoding deoxyribose-phosphate aldolase, whose protein sequence is MTTLDSGVDSLADVTSSEDRLRRFLLGLPGVDQVGAEARAATLSTRSIKTSAKQYALDLAIQMIDLTTLEGQDTPGKVRALCAKAKRPDPADTTAPRVAAVCVYPDLVATAKRELQGSGINVASVATAFPSGRSSLAIKVQDTKNAVADGADEVDMVIDRGAFLSGRYAMVFDEIAAIREAAGDAHLKVILETGELVTYDNVRRASWLAMLAGADFIKTSTGKVSPAATLPVTLVMLEAVRDYHEATGLHIGVKPAGGIRTAKDAIKYLVTVNETAGPDWLDPELFRFGASSLLNDLLMQRTKLATGHYPGPDYFTLD, encoded by the coding sequence GTGACCACTCTCGACAGCGGCGTCGACAGCCTGGCCGACGTGACCTCGTCCGAGGACCGGCTGCGCCGGTTCCTGCTCGGGCTGCCGGGCGTCGACCAGGTCGGCGCCGAGGCCCGCGCCGCCACTCTGAGCACCCGTTCGATCAAGACCAGCGCCAAGCAGTACGCGCTGGACCTGGCGATCCAGATGATCGATCTGACCACGCTGGAGGGCCAGGACACCCCTGGCAAGGTGCGCGCCCTGTGCGCGAAGGCGAAACGGCCCGACCCGGCCGACACGACCGCGCCGCGGGTGGCCGCGGTCTGCGTCTACCCGGACCTGGTCGCGACCGCGAAGCGCGAGCTGCAGGGCTCCGGGATCAACGTCGCGAGTGTCGCGACCGCCTTCCCCAGCGGGCGTTCCAGCCTGGCGATCAAGGTCCAGGACACCAAGAACGCGGTCGCCGACGGCGCCGACGAGGTCGACATGGTGATCGACCGCGGGGCCTTCCTGTCCGGGCGGTACGCGATGGTGTTCGACGAGATCGCCGCGATCCGCGAGGCCGCCGGTGACGCGCATCTCAAGGTGATCCTGGAAACCGGCGAGCTGGTCACGTACGACAACGTCCGCCGGGCGTCCTGGCTGGCGATGCTGGCCGGCGCCGACTTCATCAAGACCTCCACCGGCAAGGTGTCCCCCGCGGCCACGCTGCCGGTGACGCTGGTGATGCTGGAGGCGGTCCGCGACTATCACGAGGCGACCGGGCTGCACATCGGCGTCAAGCCGGCCGGCGGTATCCGGACCGCGAAGGACGCGATCAAGTACCTGGTCACCGTCAACGAGACGGCCGGACCGGACTGGCTGGACCCGGAGCTGTTCCGCTTCGGCGCCTCCAGCCTGCTGAACGACCTGCTGATGCAACGCACCAAGCTGGCCACCGGGCACTACCCCGGCCCCGACTACTTCACCCTGGACTGA